DNA from Ananas comosus cultivar F153 linkage group 12, ASM154086v1, whole genome shotgun sequence:
ATAAAGGTagttttaaaagtttttcaaaatcagaggggtatttattatatttcaattttataaGGGTATTAGTGAAAATATGTACTTTTAGAAGGGCATTGAGTAAACTTTTCCAATAAAGGTTTATAAGAGCAATTGTGATAAGAGTAAAACGGGTATAAAGTTtgttagttaaaattttaacgaaaaattattttaaaggtTATTTGAAAGCTTTTCATATATAGAGGGATAttcagtatattttattttttaaaggggtatttatgtaaatattagTTTTTGAAGGGGTACTTAGCAAAATTTTCCTTTATattttataggaaaaactttaaattaccatccatgtggtttcatactttcttactttagtaccatatggtttaaagtgtatcaatttagtgtcatgtggtttctttttttttattatcaattccattaatttttttttttaaataagtgacaaaattaaaactaaagatactaaagtgaatattcgataaacctaaataGAATATCTGAAGttgtttgtatataatttaacgaaatattaacgaaaaagctgacgaaaagataaaaataaaatcacatgacactaatttaatacactttaaattataaagtactaaaatgagaaactgtgaaactacaggggtggtatttgaagtttaccctatttaTATTATAAGAATTTTCAGAGGCAGGAAATGGTCCCTGCAATTATTGTGCATGGTTGATGGTTGATGGTACTTGTTGTGTTTTTTTTGCccaaataaaagcaaaaaaggaTGTACCATAGACACTGATCTCTATTGGTACTTAGTCTCTTGAACAGTGACAGTGCACTTGTACTAAACTACTAATAGGTTTGTTATACTGGAAATTAGAAAAAATCATTTTGTCATGCACTGCTAATAATACAGATGcatacaaacagaaaaaaaaatccaacaataccaaaaatagaaaaaaaaggggccaatttgcataaaaaatccactaattttgggttttttataaaagtgggccacctttttcgtttttgcagattcggtctgatttttcagcaaactgaccaaaatgcccttgtatctttttctctctcctttttttttttgtcgttctttttccctttctcttcCCAAAGAGCGGCGAGGTGGAAACGTCACCCCCTCCCCCGGCGACGTCGCCCTCGCCCGCTCCGGCGACGTTGCCGGCAACGAGCCCCTCTCCCCTGCCTCGACCCGAATCCTCCGACCAAAAAGGGGGTGACGTTTCCGCCTCGCCTCTCTTtgggaagagaaaggaaaaaagaacgacaaaaaaaaagaggagagagaaaaaggtacaagggcattttggtcagtttgctgaaaaatcagaccgaatctgcaaaaatgaaaaatgtggcccacttttgcaaaaacccaaaattagtggattttttatgcaattgtcaGAAAGAAGAGATCTATATTTGCATGGTTGGACAATTTcttataggaaaaacttcaaatacccctcttatggtttcactctttttcactttagtaccatgtggtttaaagtgtatcaaattagtactctgtggtttcgcattttctcactttagtaccctgtggtttaaagtgtattaagttagtaccctgtggtttcgtactttctcactttagtacactgtagtttaatatttcattaagaaaaaaataaaaccacatagtagggccggcaaatgagcgagccggctcgcgttcgattcgatatttggctcgctcgagcttgactcgaaattaaatgagccgagcttgaacaaaaaaaaaggctcgaaatttatttcaagccgagcttgagtattactcggctcgttcgaattaggctcgaaaagctcgaaaagctcgaatatatatatatatatatatatatatatatatatatatatatatatatatagtagagctactatgctatcgaaagtatagaggatatggtgctttcgattttttgattcttagatcaacccctttaatcatttctttgaattaatactattattatcttgtagggaccactcaatcctagggatattatttaatcctagNNNNNNNNNNNNNNNNNNNNNNNNNNNNNNNNNNNNNNNNNNNNNNNNNNNNNNNNNNNNNNNNNNNNNNNNNNNNNNNNNNNNNNNNNNNNNNNNNNNNNNNNNNNNNNNNNNNNNNNNNNNNNNNNNNNNNNNNNNNNNNNNNNNNNNNNNNNNNNNNNNNNNNNNNNNNNNNNNNNNNNNNNNNNNNNNNNNNNNNNNNNNNNNNNNNNNNNNNNNNNNNNNNNNNNNNNNNNNNNNNNNNNNNNNNNNNNNNNNNNNNNNNNNNNNNNNNNNNNNNNNNNNNNNNNNNNNNNNNNNNNNNNNNNNNNNNNNNNNNNNNNNNNNNNNNNNNNNNNNNNNNNNNNNNNNNNNNNNNNNNNNNNNNNNNNNNNNNNNNNNNNNNNNNNNNNNNNNNNNNNNNNNNNNNNNNNNNNNNNNNNNNNNNNNNNNNNNNNNNNNNNNNNNNNNNNNNNNNNNNNNNNNNNNNNNNNNNNNNNNNNNNNNNNNNNNNNNNNNNNNNNNNNNNNNNNNNNNNNNNNNNNNNNNNNNNNNNNNNNNNNNNNNNNNNNNNNNNNNNNNNNNNNNNNNNNNNNNNNNNNNNNNNNNNNNNNNNNNNNNNNNNNNNNNNNNNNNNNNNNNNNNNNNNNNNNNNNNNNNNNNNNNNNNNNNNNNNNNNNNNNNNNNNNNNNNNNNNNNNNNNNNNNNNNNNgtttagggctcgagctcgctcgactcgaaattaggctcgctcgagctcggctcgaattaatttcaatccaagcttgagcttaaatttaagctcgaaattaatttcaagccgaatttgagccgaggtaagctcgctcgagctcggctcgtttccacccctaccacatagtactaacttgatacaaaaataaaatcacagggtactaacttgatacaaaactAAAACCAttgagtactaacttgatacactttaagccacagggtactaaagtgaaaaagtgcgaaaccacatgatactaacttgatacactttaaagcacaggatactaaaatgaaaaagtgcgaaaccatagggaggatttttgaagtttttcttttcttatattatAGAAAGAGCGAAAGAGATGTATTTTACTGTGAAGaaacaaaagtacaaaattacattttatattttcggAAGTAAAAAATTAAGAGTTTTATGGTGAAATCAATATTCTTTTGTTCCAACGAGAACTATAAAAAAATCATCAGAAAGAGCTTTTAGGGAAAAAATgacagaattttaaaaaatatatagaaatctTTGACCAAATTTTTTTGTGCAATTGCTCTGAATGATTCGAACCGCTCAGATAATTGGTCCACAACTTCTGCCCTGCTGTGTAATCCAATTGGgaattataaaattcaaatactaGTCAACATTTAACCGTTGAAATTAATATCTATCAATAGTGGGCCCCACAACCAAATTGGGCTTGGATCTGAACTCCTGTTCACATGAGAACCCCACCCAataatataaagagaaaaaacttcaaatatcacccctataatttcgcactttcaatttagtacctgtagttttacttttttatttttattattcattccactatttttttttttcgttaaatcaataacaacgttaaaactaaagaatactaaagtgaatattcgataaacctaggtgggtatctgaagttttttatatataatttaacgaaatattaacggagaagctgaggaaaagggaaaaatgaaatcacaaggtattaacttgatacactataaaccacaagatactaaagttagaaagtgcaaaaccacggggtggtatttgaagtttacccatataaaaataaacacaaAAGATTTATATTAAATATCCATGCACCAAGTGCGTGGaccaaaccaataaaaaataaaggcaaTATCTCTTAACATATTCATGATGCTTTAAAGTAGTAAAATGTTGTgtgtattcaaattttttaaaaaatgtatataatttatctgaattatagatAATTTTAAGTGAGAATTTATTTTAACTATATATCATGgattatccaatcttttaatttatttgatttgagtcagccAACGATACTTTGACATCAAATTTAAATGTGTTGTTCATTATAACGGATTAAGTTGGTACACTTCATATAATTCTCGTGAcgataaattcattaaagtaagcaattagtttaaattttgaattcaaatattgtTGACcgtctcaaatcaaacaaattaatagattagatagtaaaataaaaaaattttaaaaattgaatagccAATTTAAAATGATGGATAGTTCATATaagttttgtactttttttatctaaatgttttaaagaaaatttatttaggctaaaatataaaaaatctctttataaatacctactttttaattttttttcttgattttcaaaaacttatattttatcaaaatttcaagttgatgcATTTAACCTCTTCCATTAGGGTTTGACTACTATTTCgttaatttcttataatttataccaaaaatatcctaaaaaatatattaaaaataaattttttcttatagaaaaaataagaataatctggtcatctttttttctttataaccACAGTAAcctgttcaaaatatttttaaaattttaaaagaacaaaatgcaaattttaaaaaattagaagaaaaaaataaaaaatcagataTTTATACTAGGAGTTTTATGCATTTTAGCCTctatttttttgggaaaaaaaaatcaaattttttatgcattttataCGGGAGTTTTGTGCACTAAAATGAGTGGTGGGTGCACGGGGTGACGTGGTGCACCCGGTTCACGCAATATATTCATCTGTGGTTGGTGCTGCATCTTCTCACTACGAGACGAGCAcaaggtagagagagaaagtagggagagagagagagtatagagagagaaagtagagcaaagagagagaaagagagtagagAGTAGAGAGCGAAAGAgaaagagtagagagagagtagagagagagagagagagagagagagcgcacgCGCCCACAATGTGGAGGGGAGTCGCCGCgcactctcctctcctcctacgagcccttcctcctcctcctcctcctacccTGCTTCTTGTACCCACCaccaacaccaccaccaccaccacctctctCGCCCCTCTCCTCAGAGCCTCCTCCCCTGCGCCGCCGCGGCTCCGCCGtgttgcggcggcggcggcggcgatgcacgacggcgccgccgccgccctcgtcaTGGGCGGCGCCTACTCCCTCGTCCTCGCCTTCGATAAGCTCTCCGAGAGGCATATCGTCGAACAGGTCTCggacaccctctctctctctctctctctctctctctctcctttggAGTTGATTGTGGGGTATATATGCATCGtaaaaaagggttaaaaattgtcttttttttttgttacggATACTCAACAGCTTCGATTTCTTTGTAGTGGTGTTGTAATTAGTGTATTAATTGGGTTATATGAGTACTTaacaattttgatttatttgtacTGGTACTGTAATTGGTTATTGTACTGAACAGCGTACTAGATCGTTACAGTAAAAAAGTAAAGCAAAGCGGTCCCAAACCTTTGCCCTGAGTTTTCACTTTTGCTCccagtattttaattattgcacAATTTGGTCCCCCTGTTGATTACATTAGTGATTGGTTTTGATGTTTTCTCTTGTGGATATACATCTTGATGTATATTTCTTGTACCCTTCTTTGTAGTCCATTGCGATCTTAAAAATTGGCTCAAATTGGTCTTCTTTATGGCGTGTTTTGTTCCTTGGAAAAGcgtgaaaaaatatatttcaagaAAAAGATTTTCGATGAAAAGCACTCTTTTCCAGAGTTTTCGTTGTtccgataaaaaaaaaactcagaaaacgaaaaataagttttttccGTAAACTctggagaaaaaagaaaactttttcACAGAAGCTACTTTTTCTAAAAACAATATGGACAGAAAAATACTGTTCCAGCCAGAAAATCattttttgagatatttttaagtGTTTCTAAGTTGGAATTTGATGAGAGTATCTGCTTGAATTTTTAGTTTTCTACCTCCAGGTTCATTTTCAGTTAGCTAATGACAATAGTTTCTTGTTTTATGAAGATGTGTTCGCGCTATCGAAATGCCACCTACGAAATTTATGTGGCCCCATTTTTAGCTATTTTGAAGTATCTTATTGTTTTATCTACGACTTGTTCATTTTTAAAAGCAGAGCTTAAGCAGAAAGATAGTGCATGTACTCTCTGGGATCCTTTTTATGTCCTCCTGGccattttttaggtacttcttTATTCATCTAGACTATTTTTTATCTCAACATATTTTGTTCTTTGATATGTTTCTACTTATTTGAATGAAATGTTTCTTTCCCTCAGTTCGTCGGCGGCAGCGCGGTATTTTGCTGCTATTGTTCCTCTCTTGAATTGCATTAGGCTTCTTACCCACGGCCTCCGCCTTTTTACCAATGAAGCTCTAATCAAATCGGTTACGCGCGAAGGAAAACCCGagtaaaattttggtttttctcATTTATCATGTGGATAGTTTTAATCATTTCATTtagctttttctcttcttcattAATCTATCTGATATTTGCCATGCATTTTCTTACCTACAGGGAACTACTTAGAGGTCCATTATACTATGTCATAGTACTGTTGTTTTGTGTTTTAGTTTTCTGGCGCGACTCTCCGGTAGGGGTTGTGTCATTATCTATGATGAGTGGTGGTGATGGTAATTGCTTAATTTCATTGAGTTTTCTCCTCGCTTTGTGAGGTTTCTGTATGTGAACTTGTTCTTTTACAGGATTTGCCGATATTGTCGGTAGAAGGTATGGTGCAATAAAGCTTCCCTATAATAGGAAGAAGAGCTGGGTTGGGAGCATTTCCATGTTTTTATCCGGCTTCGTTTTCTCCATTGGGTAGGTTATTGTTTCACCACGGCCttgctagaaaaaaaaattacgactTTTTGCTGTTTTTTATGCTCCCCTAGATTTATTTCTGCTTCCTAGGCTAAGGCCTTGATTGATTAGCCtactccttttcttctttttttttcttttaaccttGAATTATATGTGATCGAACGTGgtgccacatcgaccgttaaaatagtacATTGACCGTTAAAGGTCATTTAGCATGATAGCTATCACCTGCTATTTACTGCCCCTAACATGTGTGGGAATTGTAAATGGAAAATCCACACAGGAATGGGCATAGCGAAAATTGGTAAAATCTAAGTAATCCGTTTACGGTGAAATTTGTCAAAAGCTCATGGACTGTTCGAAGGATCGAGAATAGGTCTGGTTCAGAGGAAAACATAACCGTTTGATAGTGGGACTGAATCAATTCGTCATAAAAATATGGTCGAATCGAATCGAAACAATGCATTGAAGTTTTGGAGGTCTTTTGTCCCTATCTGTACTCTGATTGGggcttatctctctctctctctctctctctctgtcatgTCTccctttttctatttattttcccTCTTCATCAAATCACGCAATTGAAGTATCATTTCTTGCAGGATGCTGTTCTACTTCTCATGTTTTGGGTACATCTGTTTGGATTGGGAGCGAGCAATTTGGAAAGTAGCATTGGTTTCTTTTGCAGCTACTTTGGTGGAATCACTTCCTATTAGTGACGTCTTGGATGATAACATATCTGTCCCTTTGGCAAGCATGTTAACAGCCTTTCTCGTTTTCGGTTCTAGTCCGCAGTGAGCAATCCTTACTCTCTGCGGCATTTTCTTCTATCATATTGAATGGTTTTTTTCAGTTCATTCAACACCGCTA
Protein-coding regions in this window:
- the LOC109718716 gene encoding probable phytol kinase, chloroplastic isoform X6, whose translation is MWRGVAAHSPLLLRALPPPPPPTLLLVPTTNTTTTTTSLAPLLRASSPAPPRLRRVAAAAAAMHDGAAAALVMGGAYSLVLAFDKLSERHIVEQSLSRKIVHVLSGILFMSSWPFFSSSAAARYFAAIVPLLNCIRLLTHGLRLFTNEALIKSVTREGKPEELLRGPLYYVIVLLFCVLVFWRDSPVGVVSLSMMSGGDGFADIVGRRYGAIKLPYNRKKSWVGSISMFLSGFVFSIGMLFYFSCFGYICLDWERAIWKVALVSFAATLVESLPISDVLDDNISVPLASMLTAFLVFGSSPQ
- the LOC109718716 gene encoding probable phytol kinase, chloroplastic isoform X4, with protein sequence MWRGVAAHSPLLLRALPPPPPPTLLLVPTTNTTTTTTSLAPLLRASSPAPPRLRRVAAAAAAMHDGAAAALVMGGAYSLVLAFDKLSERHIVEQSLSRKIVHVLSGILFMSSWPFFSSSAAARYFAAIVPLLNCIRLLTHGLRLFTNEALIKSVTREGKPEELLRGPLYYVIVLLFCVLVFWRDSPVGVVSLSMMSGGDGFADIVGRRYGAIKLPYNRKKSWVGSISMFLSGFVFSIGMLFYFSCFGYICLDWERAIWKVALVSFAATLVESLPISDVLDDNISVPLASMLTAFLVFGSSPHVV
- the LOC109718716 gene encoding probable phytol kinase, chloroplastic isoform X3 — protein: MWRGVAAHSPLLLRALPPPPPPTLLLVPTTNTTTTTTSLAPLLRASSPAPPRLRRVAAAAAAMHDGAAAALVMGGAYSLVLAFDKLSERHIVEQSLSRKIVHVLSGILFMSSWPFFSSSAAARYFAAIVPLLNCIRLLTHGLRLFTNEALIKSVTREGKPEELLRGPLYYVIVLLFCVLVFWRDSPVGVVSLSMMSGGDGFADIVGRRYGAIKLPYNRKKSWVGSISMFLSGFVFSIGMLFYFSCFGYICLDWERAIWKVALVSFAATLVESLPISDVLDDNISVPLASMLTAFLVFGSSPQWIESN
- the LOC109718716 gene encoding probable phytol kinase, chloroplastic isoform X2 is translated as MWRGVAAHSPLLLRALPPPPPPTLLLVPTTNTTTTTTSLAPLLRASSPAPPRLRRVAAAAAAMHDGAAAALVMGGAYSLVLAFDKLSERHIVEQSLSRKIVHVLSGILFMSSWPFFSSSAAARYFAAIVPLLNCIRLLTHGLRLFTNEALIKSVTREGKPEELLRGPLYYVIVLLFCVLVFWRDSPVGVVSLSMMSGGDGFADIVGRRYGAIKLPYNRKKSWVGSISMFLSGFVFSIGMLFYFSCFGYICLDWERAIWKVALVSFAATLVESLPISDVLDDNISVPLASMLTAFLVFGSSPQSKCGLNTAGE
- the LOC109718716 gene encoding probable phytol kinase, chloroplastic isoform X1 is translated as MWRGVAAHSPLLLRALPPPPPPTLLLVPTTNTTTTTTSLAPLLRASSPAPPRLRRVAAAAAAMHDGAAAALVMGGAYSLVLAFDKLSERHIVEQSLSRKIVHVLSGILFMSSWPFFSSSAAARYFAAIVPLLNCIRLLTHGLRLFTNEALIKSVTREGKPEELLRGPLYYVIVLLFCVLVFWRDSPVGVVSLSMMSGGDGFADIVGRRYGAIKLPYNRKKSWVGSISMFLSGFVFSIGMLFYFSCFGYICLDWERAIWKVALVSFAATLVESLPISDVLDDNISVPLASMLTAFLVFGSSPQSKVRLLAFTGKMLCPLTFRCMYADSRC
- the LOC109718716 gene encoding probable phytol kinase, chloroplastic isoform X5, with translation MWRGVAAHSPLLLRALPPPPPPTLLLVPTTNTTTTTTSLAPLLRASSPAPPRLRRVAAAAAAMHDGAAAALVMGGAYSLVLAFDKLSERHIVEQSLSRKIVHVLSGILFMSSWPFFSSSAAARYFAAIVPLLNCIRLLTHGLRLFTNEALIKSVTREGKPEELLRGPLYYVIVLLFCVLVFWRDSPVGVVSLSMMSGGDGFADIVGRRYGAIKLPYNRKKSWVGSISMFLSGFVFSIGMLFYFSCFGYICLDWERAIWKVALVSFAATLVESLPISDVLDDNISVPLASMLTAFLVFGSSPQ